DNA from Pseudomonas putida:
GCGCTCTCTGTGGCCCAGCAACTGTGGGGCGACTTCTAACGCACGTAGAAGAACACCGCGACGAAGTGCATCAGGCTTCCCGCGATGACGAACAGGTGCCAGATGCCATGCCAGTGGCGAAAGCGGCTGTCGAAGGCGAAGAACAGGATACCGATGGTGTAGAACGCCCCGCCGGCCGCCAGCCAGGCGAAGCCGGCGGCGCCCAGGCTGTGAAGCAACGGCTCGACCGCCACCAGGACGATCCAGCCCATTACCGCATAGATGATGATCGACAGCACCCGCGCCTCGGAGCGCGGTTTGATCTCCTGGAGCATGCCGATCAAGGCCAGCCCCCAGACCACGCCGAACAGGCTCCACCCCCACGGGCCGCGAAGGCTGACCAGGCAGAAGGGCGTGTAGCTGCCGGCGATGAGCAGGTAGATCGACAAGTGATCGAGCTTGCGCATGATCACCTTCGCCCGGCCACGGGTACTGTGGTAGAGCGTGGAGATGCTGTAGAGCAGCAGCAAGGTGCTGCCGTAGATGGAAAAACTGACGATCTTCCACGGATCGCCCTGCAACCCGGCCACGACGATCAGCCAGATGGCTCCGATACAGGCCAGCACGGCACCGACCAGGTGCGTCCAGGCGTTGAAGCGTTCACCGTAATACATGCAAACACTGACCTCCCTGACAGCTTCAAGTTTCAAGCTGCATGCCTCAAGCAAAGCACGCCGATGGGCGAGCCCAATGCGGTCAGCTTGCCGCTTGAAGCTTACAATTTGAAGCTAGTGG
Protein-coding regions in this window:
- the trhA gene encoding PAQR family membrane homeostasis protein TrhA, producing the protein MYYGERFNAWTHLVGAVLACIGAIWLIVVAGLQGDPWKIVSFSIYGSTLLLLYSISTLYHSTRGRAKVIMRKLDHLSIYLLIAGSYTPFCLVSLRGPWGWSLFGVVWGLALIGMLQEIKPRSEARVLSIIIYAVMGWIVLVAVEPLLHSLGAAGFAWLAAGGAFYTIGILFFAFDSRFRHWHGIWHLFVIAGSLMHFVAVFFYVR